The proteins below come from a single Terriglobales bacterium genomic window:
- a CDS encoding class I SAM-dependent methyltransferase, producing MGLGKLVRRVFPRLWWAHRVRHLRRTRAEYRKLTVEEAFSRIYASGAWGNGSGAGSDSQFSDVYIGYIREFISRHDIARIVDIGCGDFRVGSRLAQLAPYTGIDIVPALIEGNRSRFPEVDFRTGNVVSGSLPELPDSSRSLATVRQVLQHLSNEEIGAALENLKRYRYVLITEHVPSFPFVPNLDKPHGPDTRNDDSSGVDITAPPFRVQADVVLTMPLGERDQLMTWLVQI from the coding sequence ATGGGCCTGGGGAAACTCGTCAGGAGAGTGTTTCCGCGGTTATGGTGGGCTCATCGCGTTCGACACCTCCGGCGCACCCGCGCTGAATACCGCAAGCTCACAGTTGAAGAAGCGTTCTCGAGAATCTACGCGAGCGGGGCCTGGGGCAATGGCTCGGGAGCGGGCTCCGATTCGCAATTCAGTGACGTGTACATCGGGTACATAAGGGAGTTCATTTCCCGGCACGACATTGCACGCATCGTGGACATCGGTTGCGGCGACTTTCGTGTGGGCAGTCGTCTTGCGCAGCTGGCTCCTTACACTGGGATCGACATTGTGCCGGCGCTGATCGAAGGCAACCGCAGCAGGTTTCCGGAAGTAGACTTCAGGACAGGAAATGTCGTCTCAGGCAGCCTTCCCGAGCTGCCGGACTCGTCACGCTCTCTGGCCACGGTCCGTCAGGTATTGCAGCACCTCTCCAACGAGGAGATCGGCGCCGCTCTCGAGAACCTGAAGCGCTACCGATATGTGCTGATTACCGAACACGTCCCCTCGTTCCCGTTTGTTCCCAACCTCGACAAGCCACACGGCCCGGACACGCGAAATGACGATTCCAGCGGCGTTGACATCACCGCACCGCCGTTCCGTGTTCAAGCCGACGTAGTCCTTACAATGCCTCTCGGCGAGCGAGATCAGCTCATGACGTGGCTGGTTCAGATTTAG
- a CDS encoding glycosyltransferase family 4 protein, with protein MARDSRSMASGNGSGRSRRIQLVTSGLGTGYGGIGVVSASVMAGLAWDNDVALWTNRTSWVRAVRRALLLSEALLGCWRNPPDFVFYEHVHLAAMHAVLPRLRSIPYGVFLHGTEVWEPLSGRRREALERATILISNSASTVRRSREFNPWLGPVRITWLGVRVPAAAPDVRSKAPVAIIVGRLVPGERGKGHDSVLGAWPLVRRGVPDARLVIIGNGADLPRLERRVRREEIPGVEFRPRLTDLERNHAYESARVFLFPSRQEGFGLAPVEAAGWGIPLLGLAGTVMEELFPAGEGAVLVDNLEPAALAAPIIKLLRDGEAAAALGQAARQRVRSVFQEDQFIERLRAALLPVLP; from the coding sequence ATGGCGAGGGACTCCAGGTCGATGGCAAGCGGCAACGGCAGCGGGCGAAGCCGGCGCATTCAGCTCGTGACCTCTGGGCTGGGAACCGGTTACGGCGGCATTGGCGTGGTGAGCGCCTCGGTGATGGCGGGCCTTGCCTGGGACAACGACGTTGCGCTCTGGACGAACCGTACCAGCTGGGTCAGGGCCGTGAGGCGCGCCCTCCTGCTCTCGGAAGCGCTGCTGGGCTGCTGGCGCAACCCGCCGGACTTTGTTTTCTATGAGCACGTACACCTGGCCGCGATGCACGCCGTGCTGCCGCGCCTGCGAAGCATCCCCTATGGCGTCTTCCTCCACGGCACGGAGGTGTGGGAGCCGCTGAGCGGCCGCCGACGCGAGGCGCTGGAGCGCGCCACGATTCTGATCTCGAATTCAGCGAGCACCGTGCGGCGGTCGCGCGAGTTCAATCCGTGGCTCGGGCCGGTGCGGATCACCTGGCTGGGAGTGCGAGTGCCGGCGGCGGCGCCGGACGTGCGCAGCAAAGCGCCGGTGGCGATCATCGTGGGCCGACTGGTCCCCGGTGAGCGCGGCAAGGGACACGACAGCGTGCTCGGCGCCTGGCCGCTCGTGCGCCGCGGCGTGCCCGATGCGCGGCTCGTCATCATCGGCAACGGCGCTGACCTTCCCCGCCTGGAGCGGCGCGTGCGTCGCGAGGAGATTCCCGGCGTGGAGTTCCGTCCCCGGCTGACCGACCTGGAGCGCAATCACGCGTACGAATCGGCGCGGGTTTTCCTCTTTCCTTCGCGACAGGAAGGATTTGGCCTCGCGCCGGTGGAGGCCGCCGGCTGGGGAATTCCCCTGCTGGGCCTGGCCGGCACGGTGATGGAAGAGCTGTTTCCGGCCGGCGAAGGCGCGGTGTTGGTGGACAATCTGGAACCGGCGGCACTGGCCGCTCCGATCATCAAGCTGCTGCGTGATGGTGAGGCGGCAGCCGCGCTGGGACAGGCGGCGCGGCAGCGCGTGCGCAGCGTCTTTCAGGAAGACCAGTTCATCGAACGCCTGCGGGCGGCGCTGCTGCCCGTTCTTCCGTGA
- a CDS encoding glycosyltransferase family 4 protein: protein MTASAGAHGAAAAGGTRHRLAVVSSHPIQYHAPWYQQLARHPELDLHVFFCRRATPQQQADAGFGVDFEWDVPLLEGYAHSFLDDGAVDQRLATFDVVLVNGWQEQRLRDAIRACWRRGVPVMVRGDSHLREPRPWWKKAAKELPYRWALGRMNACLAAGTWSRDYFLHYGVPAERVFIVPHMVAESWFAARVPELERRRGELRRQWSLAGQGTVLLYAGKLIPKKRPLDLLRAVQKAAASASFELLMAGDGPLRPECERVVAEHRLPVRFTGFLNQSQMASAYVASDVLVLPSDGGETWGLVVNEAMSCSRPALVSDRVGCGPDLVVPGRTGEIFPLGDVSALAALIQRYAGDESMLQKMGRQAKARAAAFSQAPAVEGVVRAVSSIVGEAARR, encoded by the coding sequence TTGACGGCGTCGGCCGGCGCCCACGGCGCCGCCGCGGCTGGCGGCACCCGCCACCGGCTTGCCGTCGTCAGCAGCCATCCCATCCAGTACCACGCGCCCTGGTATCAGCAGCTCGCGCGACATCCTGAACTCGATTTGCACGTTTTTTTCTGCCGGCGCGCCACGCCGCAGCAGCAGGCCGATGCCGGCTTCGGCGTTGACTTCGAGTGGGACGTTCCGCTGCTGGAGGGCTACGCGCATTCCTTTCTCGACGACGGCGCGGTCGATCAGCGTCTTGCCACCTTCGATGTCGTGCTCGTGAACGGCTGGCAGGAGCAGCGGCTCCGTGACGCGATCCGCGCCTGCTGGCGTCGCGGCGTGCCCGTGATGGTGCGTGGCGATTCGCACCTGCGCGAGCCCCGGCCATGGTGGAAGAAGGCGGCCAAAGAGTTGCCGTACCGCTGGGCCTTGGGTCGTATGAACGCTTGCCTCGCCGCGGGGACGTGGTCGCGCGACTATTTTCTGCACTACGGCGTCCCGGCGGAGCGTGTTTTCATCGTGCCGCACATGGTGGCCGAGTCCTGGTTCGCCGCGCGCGTGCCGGAACTGGAGCGGCGGCGCGGAGAGCTCCGCCGCCAGTGGTCGCTGGCCGGGCAGGGCACCGTTTTGCTGTACGCCGGAAAACTCATACCCAAGAAGCGCCCTCTGGACTTGCTTCGCGCTGTGCAGAAAGCTGCCGCATCGGCCAGCTTTGAACTTCTGATGGCCGGCGATGGCCCCTTACGCCCAGAGTGCGAGCGCGTTGTCGCCGAGCATCGCCTTCCCGTTCGCTTCACTGGCTTCCTGAACCAGTCGCAGATGGCCTCGGCCTACGTCGCGTCGGACGTTCTGGTGTTGCCCTCCGACGGCGGCGAGACTTGGGGACTGGTAGTGAACGAGGCCATGTCCTGCTCGCGCCCGGCGCTGGTAAGTGACCGCGTAGGGTGCGGCCCTGATCTTGTCGTTCCGGGCCGTACCGGCGAAATTTTCCCGCTTGGCGACGTTTCCGCGCTCGCCGCGCTGATTCAGAGGTATGCTGGCGATGAATCCATGTTGCAGAAAATGGGACGCCAGGCCAAAGCCCGGGCGGCCGCGTTTTCGCAGGCGCCGGCCGTCGAAGGCGTGGTCCGGGCGGTTTCCAGCATCGTCGGTGAGGCTGCCCGCCGATGA
- a CDS encoding GDP-mannose 4,6-dehydratase encodes MPKRRSLITGGAGFIGSHLAEELLRRGEEVHILDDLSTGSMDNIDHLKSNADFHYVIGSIRNDSLVAEMVDRCDMVFHLAAAVGVRLIIESPVNTIETNVHGTEVVLKHASKKGKKVMIASTSEVYGKSEDMPFREDQDLLLGPPDKGRWSYACSKAIDEFLALAYWREKRLPVIVARFFNTVGPRQTGRYGMVLPSFVRQALEGKPITVFGDGTQSRSFTYVGDVVGAVIGLMDHDDAVGQVFNIGSSQELTINELAEMVRQITGSRSPIVHVPYDQAYGAGFEDTCRRVPDISKIRKAIGYHPTLDVRGIIQKVVAYYSA; translated from the coding sequence TTGCCCAAGCGCCGCTCACTGATCACCGGAGGCGCCGGATTCATCGGTTCGCATCTCGCCGAAGAACTTCTGCGCCGCGGCGAGGAAGTGCACATACTCGACGACCTCTCCACCGGCAGCATGGACAACATCGACCACCTAAAGTCCAACGCCGACTTCCACTACGTGATCGGCTCCATCCGCAACGATTCGCTGGTGGCCGAGATGGTGGACCGCTGCGACATGGTGTTTCATCTCGCTGCCGCGGTTGGCGTCCGGCTGATCATCGAGAGCCCGGTGAACACCATTGAAACCAACGTGCACGGCACCGAGGTCGTCTTGAAGCACGCCAGCAAGAAAGGGAAGAAGGTCATGATCGCCTCCACTTCGGAGGTTTACGGCAAGAGCGAAGACATGCCCTTCCGCGAAGACCAGGACCTGCTGCTGGGCCCCCCCGACAAAGGCCGCTGGAGCTACGCCTGCTCCAAGGCCATCGACGAATTTCTCGCTCTGGCCTACTGGCGCGAGAAGCGGCTGCCGGTCATCGTGGCGCGCTTTTTCAATACGGTCGGCCCGCGCCAGACCGGGCGCTACGGCATGGTGCTGCCCAGCTTCGTCAGGCAGGCATTGGAAGGGAAACCGATCACGGTCTTTGGCGACGGCACGCAGTCGCGCAGTTTCACCTACGTGGGCGACGTGGTCGGGGCGGTGATCGGCCTGATGGACCACGACGATGCGGTTGGACAGGTATTCAATATCGGCAGCAGCCAGGAGCTCACCATCAACGAACTGGCCGAAATGGTGAGACAGATCACCGGCAGCCGCTCCCCGATCGTGCACGTGCCCTATGATCAGGCCTACGGCGCAGGGTTCGAAGACACCTGCCGCCGCGTGCCCGATATCAGCAAGATCCGCAAGGCGATCGGGTATCACCCCACGCTCGACGTGCGGGGCATCATCCAGAAGGTGGTCGCGTATTACTCGGCTTGA